One Qipengyuania gaetbuli genomic region harbors:
- a CDS encoding PHA/PHB synthase family protein, producing MAQLEDEAAQSTSALGPLIGLTREDIFGAVAVMLRETASDPQRLMKHGQDMGQDMVKIMTGQSDLAPDPKDKRFQDPAWQYNPFMRAGMQYYLAVQKGASKWLEDLELDELEKDRARFISNIIIDGLAPTNTLVGNPTAQKMAITSGGLSLIKGLKNAYDDMVHNKGMVSQVDKKPFKLGENIATSKGSVVLRTEMMELVQYAPTTDEVYEIPQLTIPPQINKMYINDLSPEKSVVKYQLDNGIQTFVISWKNPSKEQGHWDMTDYVRSCREAMEAVSKITGSKKVNVSAGCSGGQTASMLASKMASDKDDLLGALTLMVCVLHPKQNDIEAGSLVSENGLALAKRRAAKKGVIKGDDLSRGFAWLRPNDLIWNYVINNYLLGQDPPAFDVLFWNADATNLSAALMGDFLHAFETLAFTKKGEVEMVGHKVDLSKVTSDLFILGGVTDHITPWKATYRSTQLFGSKDITYVLSHSGHMQAILNPPGNPKARYYVQKDPKKKLPDTADEWLKGTEEVSGSWWPYWMEWVQARAGKQKKAPAKLGNKEYEPLDPAPGLYVMEAC from the coding sequence ATGGCACAGCTCGAAGACGAAGCCGCCCAGTCCACCAGCGCTCTTGGCCCGCTCATCGGCCTCACGCGCGAGGATATCTTCGGTGCGGTCGCCGTCATGCTGCGTGAAACGGCATCGGACCCCCAGCGGCTGATGAAGCACGGTCAGGACATGGGTCAGGACATGGTCAAGATCATGACCGGCCAGAGCGATCTTGCCCCCGATCCGAAAGACAAGCGGTTCCAGGACCCGGCCTGGCAGTACAACCCCTTCATGCGCGCCGGCATGCAGTACTACCTTGCTGTCCAGAAGGGCGCGTCCAAATGGCTCGAGGACCTCGAGCTCGACGAGCTCGAAAAGGACCGCGCCCGTTTCATCTCGAATATCATCATCGACGGGCTTGCCCCGACCAATACGCTGGTCGGCAACCCCACGGCGCAGAAAATGGCGATCACCAGCGGCGGTCTCAGCCTGATCAAGGGCCTCAAGAACGCCTACGATGACATGGTCCACAACAAGGGCATGGTCAGCCAGGTCGACAAGAAGCCGTTCAAGCTGGGCGAAAATATCGCGACATCGAAGGGTTCTGTCGTCCTGCGCACCGAGATGATGGAACTGGTGCAATATGCCCCGACCACGGACGAGGTCTACGAGATCCCGCAGCTCACCATCCCGCCGCAGATCAACAAGATGTATATCAACGATCTGTCGCCCGAAAAATCGGTGGTGAAGTACCAGCTCGACAACGGCATCCAGACCTTCGTGATCAGCTGGAAGAACCCCAGCAAGGAACAGGGCCACTGGGACATGACCGACTACGTCCGCTCCTGCCGCGAGGCGATGGAAGCGGTCAGCAAGATCACCGGTTCGAAGAAGGTGAACGTGTCCGCGGGCTGCTCGGGCGGCCAGACCGCATCGATGCTCGCCAGCAAGATGGCCTCGGACAAGGACGATCTACTCGGCGCGCTCACGCTCATGGTCTGCGTGCTGCACCCCAAGCAGAACGATATCGAGGCAGGTTCGCTCGTCAGCGAAAACGGCCTCGCGCTGGCAAAGCGCCGCGCTGCCAAGAAGGGCGTCATCAAGGGTGACGACCTCTCGCGCGGCTTCGCGTGGTTGCGCCCGAACGACCTGATCTGGAACTATGTGATCAACAACTACCTGCTCGGCCAGGACCCGCCCGCTTTCGACGTGCTGTTCTGGAATGCCGATGCTACAAATCTCTCGGCCGCACTGATGGGTGATTTCTTGCACGCCTTCGAAACGCTCGCCTTCACTAAGAAGGGCGAGGTGGAAATGGTCGGCCACAAGGTCGATTTGTCGAAGGTGACGAGCGACCTGTTCATCCTCGGCGGCGTGACCGACCACATCACCCCGTGGAAGGCCACTTACCGTTCGACGCAGCTCTTCGGCTCGAAGGACATTACCTATGTTCTTTCGCACTCGGGCCACATGCAGGCAATTCTCAACCCGCCCGGAAACCCCAAGGCGCGCTACTATGTGCAGAAGGACCCGAAAAAGAAGCTGCCCGACACTGCGGACGAGTGGTTGAAGGGAACCGAAGAAG
- a CDS encoding FAD-dependent oxidoreductase translates to MRHIAIIGSGPSGYYAAEAAGKKWGDDARIDVFDKLPVPYGLIRTGVAPDHQSIKAVARRYEKTALTENVRFVGNVTVGTDVTVPELQDLYDAVVFATGAPHDRQLGLEGEDLGNIFGSAAFVGWYNGHPDFAALDPDFSGKHAVVIGMGNVALDVARILSKTEGEMAGSDIVEHALSALRGSKLETVTILGRRGPHQIMMTPKELGELMHLERASPMVDPEDLPPVDDDLILEPGLRKSVTLLRDFAAIPASIHGETPIGIEFDFFANPVSFVGKDGKVSAVEVEKTVIEKGRALGTGETYRVPADLVISCIGYRSSSIEGVPFDERQGKFANDDGRILPGLYCVGWAKRGPTGTIGTNRPDGYGVIDLVAEDIGQGGRKLGREGFDELAAARGLDVVTFRDWQKIEEAEAAAAREGAPREKFVDIADMIAARG, encoded by the coding sequence ATGCGTCACATCGCTATTATCGGCTCGGGTCCGTCAGGCTATTACGCTGCAGAAGCGGCAGGCAAGAAGTGGGGCGATGATGCCCGTATCGACGTTTTCGACAAGCTCCCGGTACCTTACGGACTGATCCGCACCGGCGTCGCTCCCGACCACCAGTCGATCAAGGCGGTTGCGCGGCGCTACGAAAAGACTGCACTCACGGAAAATGTGCGTTTCGTCGGGAATGTGACTGTCGGCACCGACGTGACCGTGCCGGAGCTGCAGGACCTCTACGATGCAGTCGTCTTTGCAACCGGCGCGCCACATGACCGCCAGCTGGGGCTCGAGGGGGAAGATCTCGGCAACATCTTCGGCAGCGCGGCCTTCGTCGGATGGTACAACGGGCATCCCGATTTCGCCGCGCTCGACCCTGATTTCTCGGGCAAGCACGCGGTTGTCATCGGCATGGGCAATGTCGCGCTCGACGTCGCCCGGATCCTGTCCAAGACAGAAGGAGAGATGGCGGGATCGGATATCGTCGAACACGCGCTGTCCGCCTTGCGTGGGTCGAAGCTTGAAACGGTGACGATCCTCGGCCGGCGCGGTCCCCACCAGATCATGATGACGCCCAAGGAACTTGGCGAACTGATGCATCTCGAACGGGCCAGCCCGATGGTCGACCCCGAAGACCTGCCGCCGGTGGACGACGATCTCATCCTCGAGCCGGGTCTGCGCAAATCGGTTACGTTGCTGCGCGATTTCGCGGCGATCCCGGCCAGTATCCATGGCGAAACGCCGATCGGGATCGAGTTCGATTTCTTCGCCAACCCCGTCAGCTTCGTCGGGAAGGACGGCAAGGTCAGCGCGGTCGAGGTCGAAAAGACCGTAATCGAAAAAGGCCGCGCCCTGGGCACCGGCGAGACATACCGTGTGCCCGCCGACCTGGTCATCAGCTGCATCGGCTATCGCAGTTCTTCGATCGAAGGTGTCCCGTTCGATGAACGGCAGGGCAAGTTCGCCAATGACGACGGCCGCATCCTTCCCGGCCTTTACTGCGTCGGCTGGGCCAAGCGCGGACCTACCGGCACCATCGGCACCAACCGGCCCGACGGCTATGGCGTCATCGACCTCGTGGCAGAGGACATCGGACAGGGCGGTCGTAAGCTCGGGCGCGAGGGGTTCGATGAACTGGCAGCGGCTCGCGGGCTCGACGTCGTGACTTTCCGCGACTGGCAAAAGATCGAGGAAGCCGAAGCCGCCGCAGCGCGCGAAGGCGCCCCGCGCGAGAAATTCGTCGATATCGCCGACATGATTGCAGCACGCGGATAA
- a CDS encoding EAL domain-containing protein: MSGFFSKRSKAKAGASGKGGKVAAANDSEAPKMLSRLELLDSFENAGLGWFWASDSDGRLIYLSPAALKELGFSEDDVVGTPLAEFFLQDEECTREGRPFKFVVSARGSISHHPVQIVGGGKESGQYWELSGVPQYDSDRNFLGYRGSAKDITSTRASRLDAERLAQFDSLTGLANRHRMNKRLESTLKAFQASQRSCALLMLDLDRFKQVNDTHGHPAGDELLKQVANRIERIIGNKGEIARLGGDEFQVMLQDIDDRAELGELADRLIKMISQPYQIKNTRVSIGTSVGVAVSPFDGVEPEELVKAADLALYGAKAKGKGCYRFYNVDMRDGAQTRNRIEMDLRQAIEDGDLRMYYQPIVKAKDHTLHCLEALMRWEHPERGFIPPSQFIPVAEEIGMITELGDWALQEVCRDAAKWPCELRVAVNVSAIQFANDDFPKKLKEVLRETGMPARRLELEITESVFVGDADRTQTMFEELKRIGVRLALDDFGTGYSSLSYLQKAPFDKIKIDQAFVRGATEKGNNNPAIMSAIVNLAESLGMETVAEGVETKDELDLVEARGASHIQGFIFAHAISNFELLERLESQQLQYEPRGPERFRAERRTVYRRVGLIHEDHRYHVMMRDLSKTGARVEGLLNVPVGTHVVLDLGGGQLAVATVRRSDEFTQGLEFETPLISDGSDGLCTRHRVSPYEIAAAANQPLASLPEDPYAVLMAENIANGTRRQFLEVDTSNKPRKKKAG; the protein is encoded by the coding sequence ATGAGCGGATTTTTCTCGAAACGGTCGAAAGCCAAGGCCGGGGCATCGGGCAAAGGCGGCAAGGTCGCCGCCGCCAATGATTCCGAAGCGCCCAAAATGCTCTCGCGTCTCGAACTGCTCGACAGTTTCGAGAATGCCGGGCTGGGCTGGTTCTGGGCCAGCGACAGCGACGGCCGCCTCATCTATCTCTCGCCTGCCGCACTCAAGGAACTCGGTTTCTCCGAGGATGACGTAGTGGGTACACCGCTGGCCGAATTCTTCCTGCAGGACGAAGAATGCACGCGCGAAGGCCGTCCGTTCAAATTCGTCGTTTCTGCGCGCGGTTCCATCTCGCACCATCCGGTGCAAATTGTTGGTGGCGGCAAGGAAAGCGGGCAGTACTGGGAACTGTCGGGCGTCCCCCAATACGATAGCGATCGCAATTTTCTCGGCTATCGCGGCAGCGCCAAGGACATTACCTCGACCCGTGCATCGCGCCTCGATGCAGAGCGTCTTGCCCAGTTCGATTCCCTTACCGGTTTGGCGAACCGCCATCGCATGAACAAGCGGCTGGAATCGACGCTCAAGGCGTTCCAGGCCTCGCAACGCAGCTGTGCGCTGCTGATGCTCGACCTCGACCGCTTCAAGCAGGTCAACGATACGCATGGCCATCCGGCAGGCGACGAACTGCTCAAGCAGGTCGCGAACCGTATCGAGCGGATCATCGGCAACAAGGGCGAAATTGCACGTCTTGGCGGTGACGAATTCCAGGTCATGCTGCAGGATATCGACGACCGTGCGGAACTGGGCGAACTCGCCGACCGCCTGATCAAGATGATTTCGCAGCCTTACCAGATCAAGAACACCCGCGTGTCGATCGGTACGTCGGTCGGCGTGGCAGTGTCACCGTTCGATGGCGTCGAGCCGGAAGAACTGGTCAAGGCAGCCGACCTTGCGCTTTACGGCGCCAAGGCCAAGGGCAAGGGCTGCTATCGCTTCTACAATGTCGACATGCGTGACGGCGCGCAGACACGCAACCGGATCGAGATGGATTTGCGGCAGGCGATCGAGGACGGCGACCTGCGCATGTACTACCAGCCGATTGTCAAGGCGAAGGATCACACGCTCCATTGCCTCGAGGCGTTGATGCGTTGGGAACATCCGGAGCGGGGCTTTATCCCGCCCTCGCAATTCATTCCGGTGGCCGAGGAAATCGGCATGATCACGGAACTGGGCGATTGGGCCTTGCAAGAGGTCTGCCGCGATGCAGCCAAGTGGCCGTGCGAACTGCGCGTTGCAGTCAACGTGTCGGCAATCCAGTTCGCCAATGACGACTTTCCCAAGAAGCTGAAGGAAGTGCTGCGCGAGACCGGAATGCCGGCACGCCGTCTCGAGCTCGAGATTACCGAGAGCGTTTTCGTTGGCGATGCTGACCGCACGCAGACCATGTTCGAGGAATTGAAGCGTATCGGCGTTCGCCTTGCGCTCGACGATTTCGGCACCGGCTATTCATCGCTCAGCTACCTGCAAAAAGCGCCGTTCGACAAGATCAAGATCGACCAGGCGTTCGTTCGCGGCGCGACCGAGAAGGGCAACAACAATCCGGCGATCATGTCTGCGATCGTGAACCTTGCCGAATCTCTCGGAATGGAGACCGTTGCCGAGGGCGTGGAAACGAAGGACGAACTGGACCTCGTGGAAGCGCGCGGCGCTAGCCATATCCAGGGTTTCATCTTCGCCCATGCCATCAGCAACTTCGAATTGCTGGAACGGCTGGAGAGCCAGCAATTGCAGTATGAGCCGCGCGGACCCGAACGCTTCCGCGCCGAGCGCAGGACCGTCTATCGCCGCGTCGGACTGATCCACGAAGACCACCGCTACCACGTGATGATGCGCGACCTTTCCAAGACCGGTGCGCGCGTCGAGGGGCTGCTCAACGTCCCCGTAGGTACTCATGTGGTGCTGGATCTCGGCGGTGGCCAGCTGGCGGTCGCGACGGTTCGCCGTTCGGACGAATTCACGCAGGGGCTCGAATTCGAGACGCCGCTCATCAGCGACGGCTCGGACGGGCTGTGTACGCGCCACCGCGTCTCGCCTTACGAGATTGCGGCAGCAGCAAACCAGCCTTTGGCGAGCCTGCCGGAAGATCCCTATGCCGTCCTCATGGCCGAAAACATCGCCAACGGGACGCGCAGGCAGTTCCTGGAAGTCGATACCAGCAACAAGCCGCGCAAGAAAAAAGCCGGTTGA
- a CDS encoding putative bifunctional diguanylate cyclase/phosphodiesterase, whose product MGAMPFSNLFSSRKDAGDVVGQCTFAVSDKARIVDEIEASGVLGFWATDRQGNIAYISPAIAARLGSTQDELIGTQLQQVLIPIEGETDGRSLGLKLNTRKSFANLSTQAQAPGNDAVLSLSGRPLYDEQTDFAGFRGSVVDVTEEFRAEEEANRLAKFDSLTGLANRHRMEQRIDSTLHAFCAAKRTAALMMLDLDRFKQVNDTLGHAAGDQLLQQVADRLRSAVGSRGEIGRLGGDEFQVLIPDMDDRGELGEIAKKIIQMLSQPYSVEEGRCTIGCSVGVAIAPYDGVKREELTRAADLALYASKNGGRGQFRFYAADLEHEANLRKRMEEDLASAIENGHFTIEYQPIVELGSNRVVGLEAKYSWEDEDRGRVSPDTFLPIAEGSRLIVPIGEWALRRACGDAVKWPGDLRLSLNISPVQFEANGFADLVGQILEETGLDPSRLELELNESVLLGDASKVDAVLSQLFKLGVRLTLDQFGTGMSSLAYLRRAPFNTLKIGAKFFEPVLGNDLGDMDLVRAVVALANAMGMETAASGVHALPLMEELHHLGVNQVQGFVFSDAIGHEAVMQEITSGEWVLKPTDQGSQRANRRTVFRRIGLIHEDHYYDVTLRNLSRTGAMIEGLEDVPVGTMFVLDFGGGQLAVCTVRRTMGDTQGLEFEQELVDDGAGGLCTRHRVSPYELAVAGAPLQALPAGKHAMADQAPANAGFAKFKLSPNAPSQNQN is encoded by the coding sequence ATGGGGGCCATGCCCTTTTCCAACCTGTTTTCCTCGCGCAAGGACGCGGGCGATGTGGTGGGCCAGTGCACATTTGCGGTCTCCGACAAGGCGCGGATCGTCGACGAAATCGAAGCAAGCGGCGTGCTGGGCTTCTGGGCTACCGACCGTCAGGGCAACATCGCTTACATCTCCCCTGCCATCGCTGCACGCCTCGGTTCGACGCAGGATGAACTCATCGGCACCCAGCTGCAGCAAGTCCTCATCCCCATCGAGGGAGAAACGGATGGCCGTTCGCTTGGCCTGAAGCTCAATACCCGCAAATCCTTCGCGAATTTGTCGACACAGGCCCAGGCGCCGGGCAATGATGCGGTGCTTAGCCTTTCCGGCCGTCCGCTTTATGACGAGCAGACGGATTTTGCCGGTTTCCGCGGAAGCGTGGTCGACGTCACCGAGGAATTCCGCGCCGAGGAAGAGGCAAATCGCCTCGCCAAGTTCGATTCGCTGACCGGTCTCGCCAACCGGCACCGGATGGAGCAGCGCATAGATTCCACGTTGCATGCCTTCTGCGCTGCCAAGCGGACGGCTGCGCTGATGATGCTCGACCTCGACCGCTTCAAGCAGGTCAACGATACGCTCGGCCATGCCGCCGGTGACCAGCTCCTGCAGCAGGTGGCCGATCGCCTCCGCAGCGCTGTCGGTAGCCGCGGCGAGATCGGGCGTCTGGGCGGCGATGAATTCCAGGTCCTGATCCCCGACATGGACGATCGCGGTGAACTGGGCGAGATCGCCAAGAAGATCATCCAGATGCTCTCGCAGCCTTATTCTGTCGAAGAAGGCCGCTGCACTATCGGTTGCTCCGTCGGGGTGGCGATTGCCCCCTATGACGGCGTCAAGCGCGAGGAACTGACCCGTGCGGCAGACCTTGCGCTCTATGCCTCGAAGAACGGCGGACGCGGCCAGTTCCGCTTCTATGCGGCAGACCTCGAGCACGAGGCCAATCTGCGCAAGCGCATGGAAGAGGACCTCGCCAGCGCGATCGAGAACGGCCATTTCACCATCGAATACCAGCCGATCGTGGAACTGGGTTCGAACCGGGTGGTGGGCCTTGAGGCCAAGTATTCGTGGGAAGACGAGGATCGCGGCCGTGTCTCGCCAGACACTTTCCTCCCGATTGCAGAGGGCAGCCGCCTGATCGTGCCGATCGGCGAATGGGCCCTGCGCCGTGCTTGCGGGGACGCGGTGAAATGGCCGGGCGACCTGCGCCTTTCGCTCAATATTTCTCCCGTCCAGTTCGAAGCCAACGGCTTTGCCGACCTTGTCGGGCAGATCCTGGAAGAGACCGGCCTCGACCCTTCGCGGCTCGAACTTGAACTGAACGAATCTGTCCTGCTCGGCGATGCATCCAAGGTCGATGCAGTCCTCAGCCAGCTGTTTAAGCTGGGCGTTCGTCTGACTCTCGACCAGTTCGGCACGGGCATGTCCTCGCTCGCTTATCTGCGCCGGGCTCCGTTCAATACTCTCAAGATCGGAGCGAAGTTCTTCGAGCCGGTGCTCGGCAACGACCTCGGGGACATGGACCTCGTGCGCGCGGTAGTGGCTCTGGCGAATGCGATGGGAATGGAAACGGCCGCTTCGGGCGTGCACGCCCTGCCGTTGATGGAAGAGCTGCACCATCTCGGCGTGAACCAGGTGCAGGGGTTCGTCTTCTCCGACGCCATCGGCCACGAAGCCGTCATGCAGGAAATCACGAGCGGCGAGTGGGTGCTCAAGCCCACCGACCAGGGAAGCCAACGCGCCAATCGCCGCACTGTTTTCCGTCGCATCGGCCTTATCCACGAAGACCACTATTACGACGTGACGCTGCGCAATCTGTCGCGCACCGGCGCCATGATCGAAGGGCTTGAAGACGTGCCGGTGGGCACGATGTTCGTGCTCGATTTCGGTGGCGGCCAGCTGGCTGTCTGCACCGTGCGCCGGACGATGGGGGATACGCAAGGTCTGGAATTCGAGCAGGAACTGGTCGACGACGGGGCAGGCGGCTTGTGCACCCGGCACCGTGTCAGCCCGTACGAACTTGCTGTTGCCGGTGCTCCCTTGCAGGCCCTTCCGGCCGGCAAACACGCCATGGCGGACCAGGCGCCGGCCAATGCCGGTTTCGCCAAGTTCAAGCTCTCGCCCAACGCGCCAAGCCAGAACCAGAACTGA